GGTGATTTGGTCACGAATCTACCCTCGTTTTTAAAGTAAAGCTAAGTGcaaattcaaaaatactttgaaagaaatattcaaaatcagtgtaagagtttatttttttttgtctgcGTTTTTTCTCTCCTCCTGTCCGTGTCCGTGTAAGCCCCTCTTTTGTTCTGTAtaatccctctatttataggggtATGCGGATTAAGtaaaataatgaaagaaaatggatgattaaaataatgagGAGTGGgcgaatgaataaaataatgcagaatgggcaaaaatataaaataatgcggaacggcgaaaaaataataattaatacgaaatgggcggaatatttaaataatgcggaatgggcggattattaaaataatacggaatgaatattattatattttttttgaaatagattATGGCGaaaattatttgtttgttttatttatttcggACGAATataatagatatatatatatatatatataatttttttttgaagaattatttattttttaatatatttaataaaataaataaataaaggggGACAAGAAAGGTTTGGTGGAATACGCGCGtgcctatattatatattatatattatatacattatatatatatatatatatatgcggacgaattttattttattattatttatattattattatattttttttatttaattcggatgaagtatatatatattttatattattattattattattatttatttttttaaaaaacaaggGACAAAGGGGTATGGGAAGGattgttattatatatatatatatatatatatatatatatatatatatatatatatgtttttttttatttttatttttaaaataattcggATGAAATAGGGGGTGCACGCGtggaaataaattaatatacacGTTATCTGatgaatataaaattaatacggGGATATGGGTAGGGGGACAAGCGTGGAATAAAAAATGGTATAGGGATATGGGAAGGGGGACAAAGCATgagtataataatatatatattttatttatatttttttattttaaaaaatcggatgaattatttattatatatatatttttattattatttttattttaaaaattcggATGAGtgtttatatatgaaaaaataaaaataaaaataaataaatataattgtaaAGTCCATAAATTGAGAAATTATCTTATTATAACAATGTGTAAATTAATTTATGTGCAATATATAGATAGAATGAGATGTAAAATTGGGGGGatggtatatatattatttgcatgATGTAGTGTTCAATAGAAGAATTAAAGCGttgttaatataaaattaaaacgtTGTCAAAAACAATATAATTAACCTCATtgtaactaattattaatttacgaaatatttaataataataaataatctttttataagtcaattttaaatattactaaaagaTAACAACTATATAACCAAAAAATGCATATGCTATGaagatgacaaaattatttacaatacacttgaaaatatgcatggtttataaaagccaattattttaatttgtttaaaattgaagaaagctAGAATTAACTTTAAAAATGTGAATCTATTAATTAAGTCAAGCTAATTAACAAAAtgtttagttaaaaataaaaaatctttttggGATAACTTtcgaatatataataaaaatattaatgttcaataattattatatatatatatatatatatatatatataccgaaattatttttaaataataatatatatgcgtagttttattattattatttttttaattttttttttttaaaaaaaaaattacgttgtggatggtcaaaattgggtgtcaacaagcATTGTCTCGTTTCCTAGCGGGATAGGTTGATTCATTATACTTGTTTTCCTGTTTATACCAGTAGTAGTAGCATTTGACTCGTAGTTCCTTGTCTTACAACTTTTGTTACTTGTTATTTACTGTTCTTCAGTTATCACATTGCTTGATTATGGTTATTGCTATTCTTTTggatgttatgttatgtttttcctattattttctttttcctctttacttttatattttcttaGCTGTTCTAGTGTTTGTTGCTTTtgtcgagggtctttcggagaTATCCTTTCTACCTTCTCGAGGTAAAGATAAAATTTGCGTACACTaaatttgttattgttgttattatggagtttttttttaaaatccatttttttatTAGAGTAGTTGTACTTGTGAGTTCTaagatatatgatttttttaaaaaaaaaatttaagccATCGCAATAACAGCTTAGAGCTATTAGGGGTGTGTGTGGTGGTgatgggggtggggtggggttgACTTCCCTTACCATATCTATAATTTTCAATAGAAGTTACACAAAATAGAGGGGAGCTTGTACCTAACCTCTGACAAAAAAACATAATGCAAATTAggacaacaaaaaaaaaggctACAAAGTTGCAACCTTTCACTCTAAGCAAAATACAAGATTTaactaacaaaaaaattatatttgtcaTATCTTCTTCTTGCAAGGTAGATGTCGTCTATCTAGTGGAAAGAGTCCCTTCACTTCTTTCGGGAGTTGTTGATAAGAGCAGAAGGTACCATTTCCACTCGAAGAAGCTAATTTAGCTAGGAAATTATCTACTTGGTTGGCTTCTCTATAGCAATGTGAGATTATTGGTGTCTTTTTCCTTGAGAATATTTGTAACCACCACTGAGTCCCAACTCCAAATTGTATTTGTTGTATCCAGCTTGATTGCACCATTCCGTTGCATGTCATTGCTTTTACATTGAGTTGAGACTAAGAAAGCCATAATGAGATGGACAGTGTCATCTCTGAGAACCCCTCCAATGCCATGTAGCTCCCATCTGTGTTGAATTTGATCCTTCCAGTCACAGGCTTGGTGCAAACACCTTGCCTCTATCTAACAAGAAGTTTGTACCTCTCAATTCTTGAGCAAATTTGTATCCATTTTTCTGTTAAGTGGTTGTTCTCTTCATTTGCCGAAAGATCCATAAAcataaagaaaggaaaagtaCTCACCATGTTCCCTAGAAGGCCACTGATCCAATTTCTGGCCTGAAGGAAGGGATAGGAAACTGCAGCCACAGGGCTCTATCATACATCTCTCTCTTTTctatttgaatattttagttTAAGTTGGATAACTTTTGCAATTCTCCTTATGCTAAACAACCAAACTTCCAAAACTTTCTACTTTATCTTGCATCTTTTTCAATATACATAATGCTGGTGTGTTGCAATGTAGAAATTTACACGTTCAATTAAAGTGAGTCACAAATTAGATCTAACTTATGTACCAACAAAAAATATAGGAAGAAATGCAGCTTAGACGACAGCAGGAGTGTGGTCTGGAGGTGAGTATCTGGAGTTGTCATCATCTTCAGTACTCTTGAGTTTTTGAGGAGGTAAACTGTGCTTTGGGAGTTGGTCACTTGCCTTTTCTCTTGATTCCTTTAAGCTGAGGGATGTGTATACTGTCATTCCACCAAGAGCTGTAACGGCACCACATATACTTGTCCACCCCGGATCTGAACTAAACAGGAAATATCCTCCTAGTAGGATCACACAAGTCTTGAATTGTCCTAAAACAACGTGTGAAGTTGCTGATGTAGCTCTGCATGGACAATTACAGTTCCTCttaaacatgagaaaataaggaCATCTTCAAAATTTTCAGTAAAACTAGGCAACAGATAATTACGGAGCTCATATTAGAAGACTCCCTAGTTTGTATTTGTGTCCTAGAAGAAAAAAGTAGCGGCATTGAGCATTAATAGGAAAACAATGTTTTTTACCCAAGTGCTAAAGCTCCAGACCATTGCAAGAGAAAACCAAGTAAAGCTGAGATGAGAATAGCACAAGTATTGTGGATGTCCCACTTGAAGGATAGCACTCCTGGAGGGTCTAGCCAAGGCATCAGTGCTACCAAGAAGAAAATTGTCACTGGGGTTGTCCTCCACATCAACCTGCATTAAAACTTTGCTTCAGCATATTCAAGCACAAAGTCACTTGATATCATATGAAAAGTAAAAGAACAAACAAAAGCACTTCCTACGCAAGAGCAGTCCAATTGGTTTGTTGTTGGAGATTTGACCAAAGAATTTTGTTTACACTGCTTGGAACTATCCATGCTAGTGCTATACAAGCCCCAAAGAAATTAAATTCCAAGTCTGTGACAGTTGCAACTGCAACGCCTACTGACACGACAGCCAAAGCCAGTACCTGCATCATTGTTTTGAACTTTAACAAGCAAATTCAAGAATGATGTAATCATAAAGGGCTATATTTTTTATAGATACTATTTGGTAATGCGTTATGTAACTAACTTTGTGAAAGGAGACTGTTTTCTTGAAAAGAAAGAACTCAGCAATGACGATGGTTGGAGTAACCGCAATTTTAGCCATCTGATAGAAACCCACACTGCACGAGTCGGCTAGTTAGGAAAAAGAAGTTGCCACAAGGTTTGGACTTGGAGAAAAGGTTTACAAATATGGGAACCTGTTATGCTTCAGACTAGCATTGGCAAGGCCAGAAGCAAAAGCCATCACAACACCCAAAGAAAAGAGTGAAGAAAATGGTGTCGATTTAGCAGGAGGAGCAGCTGGAAGCAATGACAAAGCCTTGAAGATGGCTAGTAATATCCAAGAACAGCAGTAATGGATGAACGTTAGGAAAATGGGAAAGTTAAATCCAACTCTTCCCATAACCTGCCAACCACATTCGCAAGTTTAGAagccaataaaatatttcaatagGTCATTTCAACAACAGTTAAAGATTCTAATTTTTGCGGTTACATATATTACAACCATCAAGAGTTGGAAAATGTAGGAAGGAAAGCCATACAAGTTTGTTTCCCAATATTATTCCAACAGCAACCATGAAATTGAAGGTCATTGCCATAACTGGACCACAGAATCGCTGTTGTTGGCGCTTGGCTCCTTCTGATGTTCGAAGCTCATTGTAGAGGGAACCTCTGAGCTCTTCCAGTGCCCGACCTGGTTTATAATAGGGCCATACGAGAAAAATCCTAAGAATATAGCTTTGAATAGAGGCAAAAGTACAAGTTTTTCTAAATTACAGCTACATTATGTATAGTAAGTACTACTAGGTGGAGAGAAATCATTTCCAGGTAATGCCTATTACCCTACATGATGAAGAGCTGTCGAAAAGCAGAAATCCTACAAGGTATCTGTGGATGCAGAGGAATCGACGTGGATGCAGCTTATACACTACAAGCTCAACTGAACTCACTATTTTAGACATTGgacatatacatacatgtgcGTACATTTTGTCTTTGAGaatggaaaaaaaagagagtacAATGACTTAAGGGCTaagggtcgtttggtttgaagaCAAGTTATGATGTGATTAGTTATCCTGGCGTTATTTCTTAGTGaatgtttggtttgttgtattaaaaataatatgcattccATAATTTCTAAggataaattatttgtttacaaaaatacccttcataaGTGTAAAAGATGTGAAAAGTGTATAAAAAGGGCTCGAGGGgggtatttttgtcattttaactATTGTATTTCGAGATAAGTTATCCCAGAATTGTTATTCCTAGAGGGGGAATAACTTATTGTTATTTCAATACTAATTATAAATCCTGTAATAAGTTATCCAACTTTATAACCAAACAAAGTATGATTAAGGAGTACTAaaaatttatttcatgattATCTCCATTTATCCATCATATCAACACTGTCCTAAGAACCTTAAGTATGAACATGTCGCTCCTCCTCTGTATAAGAAGGCATATAAttgaaataataattgataCTTAACTAAATTAAGACAATAATATACAATAAATTTAGCAGCAAAGAATCAGATTGCATTACTAAAATCACACTCTAAAATAACAAACAGATTATCAAAATCCCAGTTTCCAGTTATTAACCCACAAGAGAATGTGAAATTAAGTTTTTGAAAACCTAAAACCCTATTGACACTTAAAATTAACGGTAATAAGAATAACAAATGCAAAGAGAATAATAATAGTCTGAAATCCAATAAAGAAAGGGGCGAATAATGCTTCACCTGCTTCACCTGCATCGCTATCTTTTCTCTTGATAAACCTTCTACCCCCATTTCCAAACAATGAATCCAGAATGCCCATAACCCTccccccacacacacaaaaaaaaaaaaaaattagtgcaaAATGCCCATAAATTGATGCTTAATTAGAATGAGAAGGATTTCAAAATGTGAGAGATCTCATGAAGGAATGTAGGAGTGAGTGTTATAGTATGAAAAGGAATGTAAAGAGTGAAGAAAAAGCAGGACTCTGTTTAACAAATAGTAGACACGTATTGGGATGTTTTTAAGGTAACATTATTATGAGTAAAATTAAAGCCACAAACGCACTCTAAGTAcaaatgtcatatatatattttaatggaagaagaagaggcaTTGAATGATGAAGAAATGGAGAAATGAATGTttgagaagaggaagaggaagagggagGCCACTGTGTAACAAACAAGTGAACAAACAAAGCAAAGATGACGGATCTAAAATTTACTCCAAATGTGGTAACATTTCTTATATTCAGAAAGTTTCTTTTTTCTCTGCCTTTTTTATTGTCTTCCTCAAAATTAGGGACAATTTGTTTTCTACGTCActcttaagtttattttaattttaca
This sequence is a window from Solanum dulcamara chromosome 10, daSolDulc1.2, whole genome shotgun sequence. Protein-coding genes within it:
- the LOC129870524 gene encoding nucleotide-sugar uncharacterized transporter 2, with protein sequence MGILDSLFGNGGRRFIKRKDSDAGEAGRALEELRGSLYNELRTSEGAKRQQQRFCGPVMAMTFNFMVAVGIILGNKLVMGRVGFNFPIFLTFIHYCCSWILLAIFKALSLLPAAPPAKSTPFSSLFSLGVVMAFASGLANASLKHNSVGFYQMAKIAVTPTIVIAEFFLFKKTVSFHKVLALAVVSVGVAVATVTDLEFNFFGACIALAWIVPSSVNKILWSNLQQQTNWTALALMWRTTPVTIFFLVALMPWLDPPGVLSFKWDIHNTCAILISALLGFLLQWSGALALGATSATSHVVLGQFKTCVILLGGYFLFSSDPGWTSICGAVTALGGMTVYTSLSLKESREKASDQLPKHSLPPQKLKSTEDDDNSRYSPPDHTPAVV